A single Salmo trutta chromosome 14, fSalTru1.1, whole genome shotgun sequence DNA region contains:
- the LOC115147463 gene encoding zinc finger protein 180-like — MVHQRGHTGEKPYSCNQCGKSFSTSSYLTIHQRTHTGEKPYSCNQCGKSFTHLNSLIVHQRTHTGDKRYSCDQCGKSFSTSSYLRIHQRTHTGEKPYSCNQCGKSFTQLNSLIVHQRTHTGEKAFKCDQCGKSFGTSGCLMTHQRTHTGEKPHSCHQCGKSFGTSGCLTTHQRTHTGEKPYNCSQCGKSFTTSSQLTLHQRTHTGEKPYSCDQCEKSFSRPDSLNIHKRTHTGEKPYSCSQCGKGFTTSSQLTLHQRRHTGQNPYSCTQCGKSFTLLNSLVSHQRTHTGDKSLSCNQCWKR, encoded by the exons ATGGTACACCAGCGGggacatacaggagagaaaccgtatagctgtaatcaatgtgggaagagtttttctacatctagctatctaactatacaccagagaacacacacaggagagaaaccttatagctgtaatca atgtgggaagagttttactcacctTAACAGCTTGATAGTacaccagcggacacacacaggagataaacgttatagctgtgatcaatgtgggaagagtttttctacatctagTTATCTAaggatacaccagagaacacacacaggagagaaaccatatagctgtaatcaatgtgggaagagttttactcagctaaacagcttgatagtacaccagcggacacacacaggagagaaagcttttaaatgtgatcaatgtgggaagagttttggtacatCTGGATGTCTGAtgacacaccagagaacacacacaggagagaaacctcatagctgtcatcaatgtgggaagagttttggtacatCTGGATGTCTGAcgacacaccagagaacacacacaggagagaaaccttataactgtagtcaatgtgggaagagttttactacatctagccagctgactttacaccagagaacacacactggagagaaaccttatagctgtgatcaatgtgagaagagttttTCTCGGCCAGACAGCCTGAATATACACaagcggacacacacaggagagaaaccttatagctgtagtcaatgtgggaagggttttactacatctagccagctgactttgcaccagagaagacacacaggacagaatccttatagctgtactcaatgtgggaagagttttactttgCTTAACAGCCTGGtgtcacaccagagaacacacacaggagataaatctcttagctgtaatcaatgttggaagaga